In Pseudoliparis swirei isolate HS2019 ecotype Mariana Trench chromosome 11, NWPU_hadal_v1, whole genome shotgun sequence, a genomic segment contains:
- the tmem30b gene encoding cell cycle control protein 50B isoform X2, whose product MVKEEQILANRPDNTAFTQQRLPAWQPILSAGIVIPGFVLIGLTFIGIGVALFVTSKSIQDMEIDYTGVETDSDCYKCTDKDVKNCVCQLDFNIPSLIEGPVFFYYGLSNYFQNYRRYGVSKDDTQLSGDLDNFKTPSDTCSPYDTDGGKPIVPCGSVANSMFNDTFKLYRHVNGTKKEVPFDGKGIAWWTDYNVKYRNPDVKPLKDAFEGTVKPLFWPKPAYDLDPADPNNNGFINQDFLVWMRRAALPDFRKLYRRISQGDYARGLPAGNYTLDIDYNYPVMSFKGKKKVVFSNVSWMGGRNEFLGIAYLVIGSLCIIMSIVMLIVYAKFKFPEED is encoded by the exons atggTGAAGGAAGAGCAGATATTAGCCAATCGGCCTGACAACACTGCCTTCACTCAGCAGAGGCTTCCGGCATGGCAGCCTATACTTTCAGCTGGCATTGTCATCCCAGGATTTGTCCTCATCGGCCTGACATTCATTGGCATTGGCGTTGCTCTCTTTGTCACTTCAAAGAGCATCCAGGATATGGAG ATTGACTACACTGGGGTTGAAACAGACTCAGATTGCTACAAGTGCACCGACAAGGATGTAAAGAACTGTGTGTGCCAGCTGGACTTTAACATTCCCAGTTTAATTGAG GGACCCGTGTTCTTTTATTACGGTTTGTCCAACTACTTCCAGAACTACAGAAGGTACGGTGTGTCCAAAGATGATACCCAGCTGTCCGGAGACCTGGATAACTTTAAG ACTCCCAGTGACACCTGTTCACCCTATGACACTGACGGTGGGAAACCAATTGTACCATGTGGATCAGTAGCAAACAGCATGTTTAATG ATACCTTCAAGCTGTATCGGCACGTCAATGGGACAAAGAAGGAGGTGCCCTTCGATGGCAAAGGGATTGCTTGGTGGACAGATTACAACGTCAAATACAGAAACCCCGATGTCAAGCCTCTGAAGGATGCATTTGAAG GTACGGTGAAGCCTCTATTTTGGCCCAAACCTGCTTACGATTTGGACCCCGCAGACCCGAACAACAATGGCTTCATCAATCAAGATTTCCTGGTGTGGATGAGGAGGGCGGCCCTGCCAGATTTCAGAAAGCTCTATCGGAGAATCTCTCAGGGTGATTATGCACGTGGTCTGCCAGCTGGAAACTACACCCTTGACATTGACTACA ACTATCCTGTTATGAGCTTTAAAGGGAAAAAGAAGGTGGTGTTCAGCAATGTGTCCTGGATGGGTGGCCGGAATGAGTTCCTGGGCATTGCCTACCTTGTGATTGGTTCATTGTGCATCATCATGTCCATAGTCATGCTCATTGTCTATGCAAAATTCAAGTTTCCTGAAGAAGACTGA
- the tmem30b gene encoding cell cycle control protein 50B isoform X1, with product MPIVFQVTYRSETNCRDVFFPSSSSSSVCGKTTNNFALRLHTKLTSVGKKNRMGRQGGGGQVKNKTMVKEEQILANRPDNTAFTQQRLPAWQPILSAGIVIPGFVLIGLTFIGIGVALFVTSKSIQDMEIDYTGVETDSDCYKCTDKDVKNCVCQLDFNIPSLIEGPVFFYYGLSNYFQNYRRYGVSKDDTQLSGDLDNFKTPSDTCSPYDTDGGKPIVPCGSVANSMFNDTFKLYRHVNGTKKEVPFDGKGIAWWTDYNVKYRNPDVKPLKDAFEGTVKPLFWPKPAYDLDPADPNNNGFINQDFLVWMRRAALPDFRKLYRRISQGDYARGLPAGNYTLDIDYNYPVMSFKGKKKVVFSNVSWMGGRNEFLGIAYLVIGSLCIIMSIVMLIVYAKFKFPEED from the exons ATGCCAATTGTTTTTCAAGTAACCTATAGAAGTGAAACAAATTGccgtgatgttttttttccctcttcttcttcttcttccgtttGTGGAAAAACGACAAACAACTTTGCTTTGCGTCTGCACACGAAGCTGACGTCAGTGGGGAAGAAGAACAGGATGGGCAGGCAAGGTGGGGGTGGACAGGTAAAG aacaaaacaatggTGAAGGAAGAGCAGATATTAGCCAATCGGCCTGACAACACTGCCTTCACTCAGCAGAGGCTTCCGGCATGGCAGCCTATACTTTCAGCTGGCATTGTCATCCCAGGATTTGTCCTCATCGGCCTGACATTCATTGGCATTGGCGTTGCTCTCTTTGTCACTTCAAAGAGCATCCAGGATATGGAG ATTGACTACACTGGGGTTGAAACAGACTCAGATTGCTACAAGTGCACCGACAAGGATGTAAAGAACTGTGTGTGCCAGCTGGACTTTAACATTCCCAGTTTAATTGAG GGACCCGTGTTCTTTTATTACGGTTTGTCCAACTACTTCCAGAACTACAGAAGGTACGGTGTGTCCAAAGATGATACCCAGCTGTCCGGAGACCTGGATAACTTTAAG ACTCCCAGTGACACCTGTTCACCCTATGACACTGACGGTGGGAAACCAATTGTACCATGTGGATCAGTAGCAAACAGCATGTTTAATG ATACCTTCAAGCTGTATCGGCACGTCAATGGGACAAAGAAGGAGGTGCCCTTCGATGGCAAAGGGATTGCTTGGTGGACAGATTACAACGTCAAATACAGAAACCCCGATGTCAAGCCTCTGAAGGATGCATTTGAAG GTACGGTGAAGCCTCTATTTTGGCCCAAACCTGCTTACGATTTGGACCCCGCAGACCCGAACAACAATGGCTTCATCAATCAAGATTTCCTGGTGTGGATGAGGAGGGCGGCCCTGCCAGATTTCAGAAAGCTCTATCGGAGAATCTCTCAGGGTGATTATGCACGTGGTCTGCCAGCTGGAAACTACACCCTTGACATTGACTACA ACTATCCTGTTATGAGCTTTAAAGGGAAAAAGAAGGTGGTGTTCAGCAATGTGTCCTGGATGGGTGGCCGGAATGAGTTCCTGGGCATTGCCTACCTTGTGATTGGTTCATTGTGCATCATCATGTCCATAGTCATGCTCATTGTCTATGCAAAATTCAAGTTTCCTGAAGAAGACTGA
- the kdm1a gene encoding lysine-specific histone demethylase 1A isoform X3, translating into MDNTRCTEKWERPPSSSMMLSSKKSDAGSSSTSAAGAPGGDRPPVADAQTGTSASAAGLMDVKKKERSSPSGEPGGAPLPHQAGLGGADQDAAEVRRTSRRKRAKQVEYREMDESLANLSEDEYYSEEERNAKAEKERKQVIPPPPPPPEEENDSEPEEPSGVEGAAFQSRLPHDRMTSQEAACFPDIITGPQQTQKVFLYIRNRTLQLWLDNPKIQLTFEATAQQLEAPYNSDAVLVHRIHSYLERHGLVNFGIYKRVKPLPTKKTGKVIVIGGGVSGLAAARQLQSFGMDVTVLEARDRVGGRVATFRKGNYVADLGAMVVTGLGGNPMAVISKQVNMELAKIKQKCPLYEANGQAGERCTSVPKEKDEMVEQEFNRLLEATSFLSHQLDFNFLNNKPVSLGQALEVVIQLQEKHVKDEQIEHWKKIVKTQEDLRDLLNKMVTTKERVKELHQQHKEASEVKPPRDITAEFLVKSKHRDLTTLCKEYDELVELQVKLEERLQELEANPPSDVYLSSRDRQILDWHFANLEFANATPLSTLSLKHWDQDDDFEFTGSHLTVRNGYSCVPVALAEGLDIKLNTAVRQVRYTASGCEVIAVNTRSTTQTFIYKCDAVLCTLPLGVLKQQPPAVQFVPPLPEWKTSAIQRMGFGNLNKVVLCFDRVFWDPSVNLFGHVGSTTASRGELFLFWNLYKAPILLALMAGEAAGIMENISDDVIVGRCLAILKGIFGSSAVPQPKETVVTRWRADPWARGSYSYVAAGSSGNDYDLMAQPITPGPAIPGASQPVPRLFFSGEHTIRNYPATVHGALLSGLREAGRIADQFLGAMYTLPRQATPTAASNPQQAHPTPSV; encoded by the exons ATGGATAATACCAGGTGCACGGAGAAATGG GAGAGGCCTCCATCATCATCCATGATGCTGTCTAGCAAGAAGTCAGATGCTGGCTCCTCCTCTACATCTGCTGCGGGAGCACCGGGAGGCGACCGGCCCCCTGTTGCCGATGCCCAGACTGGTACATCGGCCTCAGCTGCAGGCCTTATGGAtgtaaagaaaaaggaaaggtCATCCCCAAGTGGTGAACCTGGAGGAGCCCCACTGCCTCATCAAGCAGGCCTTGGCGGGGCGGACCAAGATGCAGCGGAAGTTCGCAGAACGAGTCGTCGCAAGCGAGCAAAA CAGGTGGAATACCGCGAGATGGACGAAAGCCTGGCTAATCTGTCGGAGGACGAATATTactctgaggaggagaggaatgcCAAGGCtgaaaaagagaggaagcagGTCATCCCTccgccacctccaccaccagaagaagaaaatgacagTGAACCAGAGGAGCCGTCTG GTGTCGAAGGAGCTGCTTTCCAGAGCCGTCTTCCTCATGACCGTATGACATCCCAGGAGGCCGCCTGCTTCCCTGACATCATAACCGGTCCTCAACAGACTCAGAAGGTCTTCCTCTATATCCGCAACCGTACC CTCCAACTTTGGCTGGACAACCCTAAAATCCAGCTAACATTTGAGGCCACAGCACAGCAGCTTGAAGCTCCATATAACA GTGATGCCGTCTTGGTTCACAGAATACACAGCTACTTAGAAAGGCATGGCCTCGTTAACTTTGGCATTTACAAGAGGGTCAAGCCTTTACCGA CGAAGAAGACCGGAAAGGTTATCGTTATTGGTGGAGGTGTGTCTGGTCTAGCTGCAGCCAGGCAGCTGCAAAGCTTTGGGATGGATGTTACAGTATTGGAGGCCAGG GACCGTGTTGGAGGCAGAGTGGCCACATTTAGGAAGGGCAACTATGTCGCTGATCTGGGAGCCATGGTGGTGACGGGGCTGG GAGGGAATCCAATGGCAGTGATCAGCAAGCAGGTTAACATGGAGCTGGCCAAGATCAAACAGAAGTGTCCACTGTATGAAGCCAATGGCCAGGCT GGTGAACGATGCACAAgt GtgccaaaagaaaaagatgagaTGGTGGAGCAAGAGTTCAACAGATTGCTGGAAGCCACCTCCTTCCTCAGCCACCAGCTGGACTTTAACTTCCTCAACAACAAACCCGTTTCCCTCGGACAGGCCTTGGAGGTGGTCATACA GCTGCAGGAAAAGCATGTAAAAGATGAGCAGATAGAACACTGGAAGAAGATTGTAAAGACTCAGGAAGACCTCAGGGATCTTCTCAATAAG ATGGTGACCACTAAGGAACGGGTTaaggagctccatcagcagcacaAAGAGGCCAGTGAAGTCAAACCACCGAGAGATATCACGGCCGAGTTCCTGGTGAAGAGCAAGCACCGCGACCTCACCACGCTCTGCAAA GAGTACGATGAgttggtggagctgcaggtcaagctggaggagaggctgcaggAGCTGGAGGCCAATCCACCCAG TGACGTTTACCTGTCGTCCAGGGATCGGCAGATCCTGGACTGGCACTTTGCCAATTTGGAGTTTGCCAATGCGACGCCCCTCTCCACCCTTTCCCTCAAGCATTGGGATCAG GATGATGACTTTGAGTTCACCGGCAGCCACCTGACGGTAAGGAATGGCTATTCGTGTGTTCCTGTGGCGCTGGCTGAAGGCTTGGACATCAAACTAAACACAGCCGTGCGGCAGGTCCGGTATACGGCTTCTG GCTGCGAGGTGATAGCCGTCAACACGCGCTCCACCACCCAGACCTTCATATACAAGTGCGACGCGGTGCTGTGCACCTTGCCGCTCGGCGTGCTGAAGCAGCAGCCCCCCGCGGTGCAGTTCGTCCCCCCGCTGCCCGAGTGGAAGACGTCCGCCATCCAGAGGATGGGCTTCGGCAACCTCAACAAG GTGGTGTTGTGCTTTGACCGCGTGTTCTGGGATCCCAGCGTCAACCTGTTTGGCCACGTCGGCTCCACCACAGCCAGTCGTGGCGAACTCTTCCTCTTCTGGAACCTCTACAAAG CCCCGATCCTCCTCGCTCTGATGGCCGGCGAGGCCGCCGGCATCATGGAGAACATCAGCGACGACGTGATCGTCGGCCGCTGCCTGGCGATTCTCAAAGGGATATTTGGAAGCAGCGCCGTCCCGCAG CCAAAGGAAACCGTGGTCACTCGTTGGCGTGCCGACCCCTGGGCTCGGGGCTCCTACTCGTACGTCGCAGCGGGTTCTTCGGGCAACGACTATGACCTCATGGCACAACCCATCACGCCTGGCCCCGCCATACCCGGAGCCTCACAg ccGGTGCCTCGCCTCTTCTTCTCCGGGGAGCACACGATCAGGAACTACCCCGCCACGGTGCACGGCGCCCTGCTCAGCGGGCTCCGCGAAGCCGGACGCATCGCCGACCAGTTCCTGGGCGCCATGTACACGCTCCCCCgacaggccacgcccacagcCGCCAGCAACCCTCAACAGGCTCATCCCACCCCCAGTGTCTGA
- the kdm1a gene encoding lysine-specific histone demethylase 1A isoform X1, with amino-acid sequence MFHLDGVHQDDVPCVQERPPSSSMMLSSKKSDAGSSSTSAAGAPGGDRPPVADAQTGTSASAAGLMDVKKKERSSPSGEPGGAPLPHQAGLGGADQDAAEVRRTSRRKRAKQVEYREMDESLANLSEDEYYSEEERNAKAEKERKQVIPPPPPPPEEENDSEPEEPSGVEGAAFQSRLPHDRMTSQEAACFPDIITGPQQTQKVFLYIRNRTLQLWLDNPKIQLTFEATAQQLEAPYNSDAVLVHRIHSYLERHGLVNFGIYKRVKPLPTKKTGKVIVIGGGVSGLAAARQLQSFGMDVTVLEARDRVGGRVATFRKGNYVADLGAMVVTGLGGNPMAVISKQVNMELAKIKQKCPLYEANGQAGERCTSVPKEKDEMVEQEFNRLLEATSFLSHQLDFNFLNNKPVSLGQALEVVIQLQEKHVKDEQIEHWKKIVKTQEDLRDLLNKMVTTKERVKELHQQHKEASEVKPPRDITAEFLVKSKHRDLTTLCKEYDELVELQVKLEERLQELEANPPSDVYLSSRDRQILDWHFANLEFANATPLSTLSLKHWDQDDDFEFTGSHLTVRNGYSCVPVALAEGLDIKLNTAVRQVRYTASGCEVIAVNTRSTTQTFIYKCDAVLCTLPLGVLKQQPPAVQFVPPLPEWKTSAIQRMGFGNLNKVVLCFDRVFWDPSVNLFGHVGSTTASRGELFLFWNLYKAPILLALMAGEAAGIMENISDDVIVGRCLAILKGIFGSSAVPQPKETVVTRWRADPWARGSYSYVAAGSSGNDYDLMAQPITPGPAIPGASQPVPRLFFSGEHTIRNYPATVHGALLSGLREAGRIADQFLGAMYTLPRQATPTAASNPQQAHPTPSV; translated from the exons ATGTTTCATCTTGATGGAGTTCATCAAGATGATGTCCCCTGTGTTCAGGAGAGGCCTCCATCATCATCCATGATGCTGTCTAGCAAGAAGTCAGATGCTGGCTCCTCCTCTACATCTGCTGCGGGAGCACCGGGAGGCGACCGGCCCCCTGTTGCCGATGCCCAGACTGGTACATCGGCCTCAGCTGCAGGCCTTATGGAtgtaaagaaaaaggaaaggtCATCCCCAAGTGGTGAACCTGGAGGAGCCCCACTGCCTCATCAAGCAGGCCTTGGCGGGGCGGACCAAGATGCAGCGGAAGTTCGCAGAACGAGTCGTCGCAAGCGAGCAAAA CAGGTGGAATACCGCGAGATGGACGAAAGCCTGGCTAATCTGTCGGAGGACGAATATTactctgaggaggagaggaatgcCAAGGCtgaaaaagagaggaagcagGTCATCCCTccgccacctccaccaccagaagaagaaaatgacagTGAACCAGAGGAGCCGTCTG GTGTCGAAGGAGCTGCTTTCCAGAGCCGTCTTCCTCATGACCGTATGACATCCCAGGAGGCCGCCTGCTTCCCTGACATCATAACCGGTCCTCAACAGACTCAGAAGGTCTTCCTCTATATCCGCAACCGTACC CTCCAACTTTGGCTGGACAACCCTAAAATCCAGCTAACATTTGAGGCCACAGCACAGCAGCTTGAAGCTCCATATAACA GTGATGCCGTCTTGGTTCACAGAATACACAGCTACTTAGAAAGGCATGGCCTCGTTAACTTTGGCATTTACAAGAGGGTCAAGCCTTTACCGA CGAAGAAGACCGGAAAGGTTATCGTTATTGGTGGAGGTGTGTCTGGTCTAGCTGCAGCCAGGCAGCTGCAAAGCTTTGGGATGGATGTTACAGTATTGGAGGCCAGG GACCGTGTTGGAGGCAGAGTGGCCACATTTAGGAAGGGCAACTATGTCGCTGATCTGGGAGCCATGGTGGTGACGGGGCTGG GAGGGAATCCAATGGCAGTGATCAGCAAGCAGGTTAACATGGAGCTGGCCAAGATCAAACAGAAGTGTCCACTGTATGAAGCCAATGGCCAGGCT GGTGAACGATGCACAAgt GtgccaaaagaaaaagatgagaTGGTGGAGCAAGAGTTCAACAGATTGCTGGAAGCCACCTCCTTCCTCAGCCACCAGCTGGACTTTAACTTCCTCAACAACAAACCCGTTTCCCTCGGACAGGCCTTGGAGGTGGTCATACA GCTGCAGGAAAAGCATGTAAAAGATGAGCAGATAGAACACTGGAAGAAGATTGTAAAGACTCAGGAAGACCTCAGGGATCTTCTCAATAAG ATGGTGACCACTAAGGAACGGGTTaaggagctccatcagcagcacaAAGAGGCCAGTGAAGTCAAACCACCGAGAGATATCACGGCCGAGTTCCTGGTGAAGAGCAAGCACCGCGACCTCACCACGCTCTGCAAA GAGTACGATGAgttggtggagctgcaggtcaagctggaggagaggctgcaggAGCTGGAGGCCAATCCACCCAG TGACGTTTACCTGTCGTCCAGGGATCGGCAGATCCTGGACTGGCACTTTGCCAATTTGGAGTTTGCCAATGCGACGCCCCTCTCCACCCTTTCCCTCAAGCATTGGGATCAG GATGATGACTTTGAGTTCACCGGCAGCCACCTGACGGTAAGGAATGGCTATTCGTGTGTTCCTGTGGCGCTGGCTGAAGGCTTGGACATCAAACTAAACACAGCCGTGCGGCAGGTCCGGTATACGGCTTCTG GCTGCGAGGTGATAGCCGTCAACACGCGCTCCACCACCCAGACCTTCATATACAAGTGCGACGCGGTGCTGTGCACCTTGCCGCTCGGCGTGCTGAAGCAGCAGCCCCCCGCGGTGCAGTTCGTCCCCCCGCTGCCCGAGTGGAAGACGTCCGCCATCCAGAGGATGGGCTTCGGCAACCTCAACAAG GTGGTGTTGTGCTTTGACCGCGTGTTCTGGGATCCCAGCGTCAACCTGTTTGGCCACGTCGGCTCCACCACAGCCAGTCGTGGCGAACTCTTCCTCTTCTGGAACCTCTACAAAG CCCCGATCCTCCTCGCTCTGATGGCCGGCGAGGCCGCCGGCATCATGGAGAACATCAGCGACGACGTGATCGTCGGCCGCTGCCTGGCGATTCTCAAAGGGATATTTGGAAGCAGCGCCGTCCCGCAG CCAAAGGAAACCGTGGTCACTCGTTGGCGTGCCGACCCCTGGGCTCGGGGCTCCTACTCGTACGTCGCAGCGGGTTCTTCGGGCAACGACTATGACCTCATGGCACAACCCATCACGCCTGGCCCCGCCATACCCGGAGCCTCACAg ccGGTGCCTCGCCTCTTCTTCTCCGGGGAGCACACGATCAGGAACTACCCCGCCACGGTGCACGGCGCCCTGCTCAGCGGGCTCCGCGAAGCCGGACGCATCGCCGACCAGTTCCTGGGCGCCATGTACACGCTCCCCCgacaggccacgcccacagcCGCCAGCAACCCTCAACAGGCTCATCCCACCCCCAGTGTCTGA
- the kdm1a gene encoding lysine-specific histone demethylase 1A isoform X2 produces the protein MFHLDGVHQDDVPCVQERPPSSSMMLSSKKSDAGSSSTSAAGAPGGDRPPVADAQTGTSASAAGLMDVKKKERSSPSGEPGGAPLPHQAGLGGADQDAAEVRRTSRRKRAKVEYREMDESLANLSEDEYYSEEERNAKAEKERKQVIPPPPPPPEEENDSEPEEPSGVEGAAFQSRLPHDRMTSQEAACFPDIITGPQQTQKVFLYIRNRTLQLWLDNPKIQLTFEATAQQLEAPYNSDAVLVHRIHSYLERHGLVNFGIYKRVKPLPTKKTGKVIVIGGGVSGLAAARQLQSFGMDVTVLEARDRVGGRVATFRKGNYVADLGAMVVTGLGGNPMAVISKQVNMELAKIKQKCPLYEANGQAGERCTSVPKEKDEMVEQEFNRLLEATSFLSHQLDFNFLNNKPVSLGQALEVVIQLQEKHVKDEQIEHWKKIVKTQEDLRDLLNKMVTTKERVKELHQQHKEASEVKPPRDITAEFLVKSKHRDLTTLCKEYDELVELQVKLEERLQELEANPPSDVYLSSRDRQILDWHFANLEFANATPLSTLSLKHWDQDDDFEFTGSHLTVRNGYSCVPVALAEGLDIKLNTAVRQVRYTASGCEVIAVNTRSTTQTFIYKCDAVLCTLPLGVLKQQPPAVQFVPPLPEWKTSAIQRMGFGNLNKVVLCFDRVFWDPSVNLFGHVGSTTASRGELFLFWNLYKAPILLALMAGEAAGIMENISDDVIVGRCLAILKGIFGSSAVPQPKETVVTRWRADPWARGSYSYVAAGSSGNDYDLMAQPITPGPAIPGASQPVPRLFFSGEHTIRNYPATVHGALLSGLREAGRIADQFLGAMYTLPRQATPTAASNPQQAHPTPSV, from the exons ATGTTTCATCTTGATGGAGTTCATCAAGATGATGTCCCCTGTGTTCAGGAGAGGCCTCCATCATCATCCATGATGCTGTCTAGCAAGAAGTCAGATGCTGGCTCCTCCTCTACATCTGCTGCGGGAGCACCGGGAGGCGACCGGCCCCCTGTTGCCGATGCCCAGACTGGTACATCGGCCTCAGCTGCAGGCCTTATGGAtgtaaagaaaaaggaaaggtCATCCCCAAGTGGTGAACCTGGAGGAGCCCCACTGCCTCATCAAGCAGGCCTTGGCGGGGCGGACCAAGATGCAGCGGAAGTTCGCAGAACGAGTCGTCGCAAGCGAGCAAAA GTGGAATACCGCGAGATGGACGAAAGCCTGGCTAATCTGTCGGAGGACGAATATTactctgaggaggagaggaatgcCAAGGCtgaaaaagagaggaagcagGTCATCCCTccgccacctccaccaccagaagaagaaaatgacagTGAACCAGAGGAGCCGTCTG GTGTCGAAGGAGCTGCTTTCCAGAGCCGTCTTCCTCATGACCGTATGACATCCCAGGAGGCCGCCTGCTTCCCTGACATCATAACCGGTCCTCAACAGACTCAGAAGGTCTTCCTCTATATCCGCAACCGTACC CTCCAACTTTGGCTGGACAACCCTAAAATCCAGCTAACATTTGAGGCCACAGCACAGCAGCTTGAAGCTCCATATAACA GTGATGCCGTCTTGGTTCACAGAATACACAGCTACTTAGAAAGGCATGGCCTCGTTAACTTTGGCATTTACAAGAGGGTCAAGCCTTTACCGA CGAAGAAGACCGGAAAGGTTATCGTTATTGGTGGAGGTGTGTCTGGTCTAGCTGCAGCCAGGCAGCTGCAAAGCTTTGGGATGGATGTTACAGTATTGGAGGCCAGG GACCGTGTTGGAGGCAGAGTGGCCACATTTAGGAAGGGCAACTATGTCGCTGATCTGGGAGCCATGGTGGTGACGGGGCTGG GAGGGAATCCAATGGCAGTGATCAGCAAGCAGGTTAACATGGAGCTGGCCAAGATCAAACAGAAGTGTCCACTGTATGAAGCCAATGGCCAGGCT GGTGAACGATGCACAAgt GtgccaaaagaaaaagatgagaTGGTGGAGCAAGAGTTCAACAGATTGCTGGAAGCCACCTCCTTCCTCAGCCACCAGCTGGACTTTAACTTCCTCAACAACAAACCCGTTTCCCTCGGACAGGCCTTGGAGGTGGTCATACA GCTGCAGGAAAAGCATGTAAAAGATGAGCAGATAGAACACTGGAAGAAGATTGTAAAGACTCAGGAAGACCTCAGGGATCTTCTCAATAAG ATGGTGACCACTAAGGAACGGGTTaaggagctccatcagcagcacaAAGAGGCCAGTGAAGTCAAACCACCGAGAGATATCACGGCCGAGTTCCTGGTGAAGAGCAAGCACCGCGACCTCACCACGCTCTGCAAA GAGTACGATGAgttggtggagctgcaggtcaagctggaggagaggctgcaggAGCTGGAGGCCAATCCACCCAG TGACGTTTACCTGTCGTCCAGGGATCGGCAGATCCTGGACTGGCACTTTGCCAATTTGGAGTTTGCCAATGCGACGCCCCTCTCCACCCTTTCCCTCAAGCATTGGGATCAG GATGATGACTTTGAGTTCACCGGCAGCCACCTGACGGTAAGGAATGGCTATTCGTGTGTTCCTGTGGCGCTGGCTGAAGGCTTGGACATCAAACTAAACACAGCCGTGCGGCAGGTCCGGTATACGGCTTCTG GCTGCGAGGTGATAGCCGTCAACACGCGCTCCACCACCCAGACCTTCATATACAAGTGCGACGCGGTGCTGTGCACCTTGCCGCTCGGCGTGCTGAAGCAGCAGCCCCCCGCGGTGCAGTTCGTCCCCCCGCTGCCCGAGTGGAAGACGTCCGCCATCCAGAGGATGGGCTTCGGCAACCTCAACAAG GTGGTGTTGTGCTTTGACCGCGTGTTCTGGGATCCCAGCGTCAACCTGTTTGGCCACGTCGGCTCCACCACAGCCAGTCGTGGCGAACTCTTCCTCTTCTGGAACCTCTACAAAG CCCCGATCCTCCTCGCTCTGATGGCCGGCGAGGCCGCCGGCATCATGGAGAACATCAGCGACGACGTGATCGTCGGCCGCTGCCTGGCGATTCTCAAAGGGATATTTGGAAGCAGCGCCGTCCCGCAG CCAAAGGAAACCGTGGTCACTCGTTGGCGTGCCGACCCCTGGGCTCGGGGCTCCTACTCGTACGTCGCAGCGGGTTCTTCGGGCAACGACTATGACCTCATGGCACAACCCATCACGCCTGGCCCCGCCATACCCGGAGCCTCACAg ccGGTGCCTCGCCTCTTCTTCTCCGGGGAGCACACGATCAGGAACTACCCCGCCACGGTGCACGGCGCCCTGCTCAGCGGGCTCCGCGAAGCCGGACGCATCGCCGACCAGTTCCTGGGCGCCATGTACACGCTCCCCCgacaggccacgcccacagcCGCCAGCAACCCTCAACAGGCTCATCCCACCCCCAGTGTCTGA